The following proteins are encoded in a genomic region of Bubalus kerabau isolate K-KA32 ecotype Philippines breed swamp buffalo chromosome 13, PCC_UOA_SB_1v2, whole genome shotgun sequence:
- the SALL4 gene encoding sal-like protein 4 isoform X2: MSRRKQAKPQHINSEEDQGERQPQQPAPECADAAPAAPAAGAPGAPMNYLGGGGSDELNGDGAGIKRPRREETHVCEKCCAEFFSFSEFLDHKKNCTKTPPVLILKDSEGPMSSEDLSGTVLSPQLPSPGRREGHRDNGSGGGAPGDLREKPGAESVLYLKTEAALPPAPQDISYLPKGKVANTNVTLQALRGTKVAVNQRSADVPPAPVPGAGSLPWVLEQILCLQQQQLQQIQLTEQIRVQVNMWASHALHAGHAADSLKTLGGHVSQQVSAAVALLSQKAGSAGLPLDALKPAKLPHANVPSAGGSASPGLPPFALKPDATRVLPGVLSRLPGALLPQAQGSVLFQSPFSAVALDPSKKGKGKPPSVSPVEVKLKDEALCRHKCRSSVPSTFIRAQPTYVKVEVPGGFVGPATMSPGMTPLLAAQPRRQAKQHGCTRCGKNFSSASALQIHERTHTGEKPFVCNICGRAFTTKGNLKVHYMTHGANNSSARRGRKLAIENTMALLGTDGKRVPEMFPKEIMAPSVSVDPVMWNQYATMLNGGLAMKTNEISVIQSGGIPTLPVSLGASSVVNNTAASKIDGSQSAAGAEVEKPGTADNVPKHQFPHLLEENKIAVS; this comes from the exons ATGTCGAGGCGCAAGCAGGCGAAGCCCCAGCACATCAACTCGGAGGAGGATCAGGGCGAGCGGCAGCCGCAGCAGCCGGCCCCCGAGTGTGCAGATGCGGCCCCAGCGGCGCCGGCGGCGGGGGCGCCGG GTGCTCCAATGAACTatcttggtggtggtggcagcGACGAGCTGAATGGGGACGGAGCAGGGATAAAACGGCCCCGGCGGGAGGAGACCCACGTATGCGAGAAATGCTGTGCCGAGTTCTTCAGCTTCTCTGAGTTCTTGGACCACAAGAAAAATTGCACTAAAACGCCCCCCGTGCTCATCTTGAAGGACAGTGAGGGGCCGATGTCGTCCGAAGACTTGTCAGGGACTGTGCTCAGCCCGCAGCTGCCGAGCCCGGGCCGGAGGGAGGGCCACCGGGACAATGGCAGCGGTGGAGGGGCCCCCGGGGACTTGAGGGAAAAGCCGGGGGCGGAGTCCGTCCTGTATCTGAAGACGGAGGCCGCCCTGCCGCCCGCGCCGCAGGACATAAGCTACTTACCCAAAGGCAAGGTGGCCAACACCAATGTCACGCTTCAGGCGCTGCGCGGCACCAAGGTGGCGGTGAACCAGCGCAGCGCCGATGTGCCTCCGGCGCCCGTACCCGGCGCCGGCAGCCTGCCCTGGGTGCTCGAGCAGATCCTGTgcctccagcagcagcagctgcagcagatcCAGCTCACGGAGCAGATCCGGGTACAGGTGAACATGTGGGCCTCGCACGCCCTCCACGCCGGGCACGCGGCCGACTCGCTGAAGACGCTCGGGGGCCACGTGTCGCAGCAGGTGTCGGCGGCCGTGGCCCTGCTCAGCCAGAAGGCGGGGAGCGCCGGGCTGCCCCTGGACGCCCTGAAGCCCGCCAAGCTACCTCACGCCAACGTCCCTTCCGCCGGCGGCTCCGCCTCCCCGGGGCTGCCGCCCTTCGCGCTGAAGCCGGACGCCACCCGGGTGCTCCCCGGCGTCCTGTCGCGCCTCCCCGGGGCGCTGCTCCCccaggcccagggctctgtgctCTTCCAGAGCCCCTTCTCCGCGGTGGCCTTAGACCCGTCCAAGAAAGGCAAAGGGAAGCCACCGAGCGTCTCCCCGGTGGAGGTCAAACTCAAGGACGAGGCGCTCTGCCGGCACAAGT GTCGGAGCAGTGTTCCATCCACATTTATCCGAGCCCAGCCAACCTATGTCAAAGTTGAAGTTCCCGGTGGGTTTGTGGGTCCCGCGACCATGTCCCCAGGTATGACGCCTCTGTTGGCGGCCCAGCCCCGACGACAGGCCAAGCAGCACGGCTGCACGAGGTGCGGGAAGAACTTCTCCTCAGCCAGCGCGCTTCAGATCCACGAGCGGACTCACACCGGTGAGAAGCCCTTTGTGTGCAACATCTGTGGGCGCGCTTTCACCACCAAAGGCAACTTGAAG GTCCATTACATGACACACGGGGCCAACAATAGCTCGGCACGCCGTGGCAGGAAGCTGGCCATCGAGAACACCATGGCTTTGTTAGGAACGGACGGAAAGAGGGTCCCCGAGATGTTTCCCAAGGAAATCATGGCCCCTTCGGTGAGCGTGGACCCCGTCATGTGGAACCAGTACGCCACCATGCTCAACGGTGGTCTGGCCATGAAGACCAACGAGATCTCCGTAATTCAGAGTGGTGGCATCCCCACCCTCCCGGTGTCCCTGGGGGCCAGCTCCGTGGTGAATAACACGGCCGCCTCCAAGATCGACGGCTCCCAGTCCGCCGCCGGGGCCGAGGTGGAGAAGCCAGGGACGGCCGACAACGTCCCCAAACACCAGTTCCCGCACCTCCTGGAAGAAAACAAGATCGCAGTCAGCTAA
- the SALL4 gene encoding sal-like protein 4 isoform X1 — MSRRKQAKPQHINSEEDQGERQPQQPAPECADAAPAAPAAGAPGAPMNYLGGGGSDELNGDGAGIKRPRREETHVCEKCCAEFFSFSEFLDHKKNCTKTPPVLILKDSEGPMSSEDLSGTVLSPQLPSPGRREGHRDNGSGGGAPGDLREKPGAESVLYLKTEAALPPAPQDISYLPKGKVANTNVTLQALRGTKVAVNQRSADVPPAPVPGAGSLPWVLEQILCLQQQQLQQIQLTEQIRVQVNMWASHALHAGHAADSLKTLGGHVSQQVSAAVALLSQKAGSAGLPLDALKPAKLPHANVPSAGGSASPGLPPFALKPDATRVLPGVLSRLPGALLPQAQGSVLFQSPFSAVALDPSKKGKGKPPSVSPVEVKLKDEALCRHKCKYCSKAFGTDSSLQIHLRSHTGERPFVCSVCGHRFTTKGNLKVHFHRHPQVKANPQLFADFHDKTAVGGGLPFALAGPVPLEEAGLSLDSKPALAAGTPSVVGLAQNLPSGPHPKDVAGGPLPSDLHPGPSPESEDGSILPGVGPTHPSPRVGGFPGGGPPEPGSETLKLQRLVENIDKATTDPNECLICHRVLSCQSSLKMHYRTHTGERPFPCKVCGRAFSTKGNLKTHLGVHRTSASLKTQHSCPICHKKFTNAVLLQQHIRMHMGGQIPNTPLPESPCEFAGPEPSAAGENGSPGAPAHDGVMEAIDVDEACPQEAAPSSSSRVLGPLAGVLAASPTPGLATAASLDAPVKAGLAALVLQRQGSRENGSVESDGLTNDDASSVMGDPECASRSPDVLESTSFQAVSPAHSQAESVKSKSPDADGKGDGSESSRTEMEGRSSVPSTFIRAQPTYVKVEVPGGFVGPATMSPGMTPLLAAQPRRQAKQHGCTRCGKNFSSASALQIHERTHTGEKPFVCNICGRAFTTKGNLKVHYMTHGANNSSARRGRKLAIENTMALLGTDGKRVPEMFPKEIMAPSVSVDPVMWNQYATMLNGGLAMKTNEISVIQSGGIPTLPVSLGASSVVNNTAASKIDGSQSAAGAEVEKPGTADNVPKHQFPHLLEENKIAVS; from the exons ATGTCGAGGCGCAAGCAGGCGAAGCCCCAGCACATCAACTCGGAGGAGGATCAGGGCGAGCGGCAGCCGCAGCAGCCGGCCCCCGAGTGTGCAGATGCGGCCCCAGCGGCGCCGGCGGCGGGGGCGCCGG GTGCTCCAATGAACTatcttggtggtggtggcagcGACGAGCTGAATGGGGACGGAGCAGGGATAAAACGGCCCCGGCGGGAGGAGACCCACGTATGCGAGAAATGCTGTGCCGAGTTCTTCAGCTTCTCTGAGTTCTTGGACCACAAGAAAAATTGCACTAAAACGCCCCCCGTGCTCATCTTGAAGGACAGTGAGGGGCCGATGTCGTCCGAAGACTTGTCAGGGACTGTGCTCAGCCCGCAGCTGCCGAGCCCGGGCCGGAGGGAGGGCCACCGGGACAATGGCAGCGGTGGAGGGGCCCCCGGGGACTTGAGGGAAAAGCCGGGGGCGGAGTCCGTCCTGTATCTGAAGACGGAGGCCGCCCTGCCGCCCGCGCCGCAGGACATAAGCTACTTACCCAAAGGCAAGGTGGCCAACACCAATGTCACGCTTCAGGCGCTGCGCGGCACCAAGGTGGCGGTGAACCAGCGCAGCGCCGATGTGCCTCCGGCGCCCGTACCCGGCGCCGGCAGCCTGCCCTGGGTGCTCGAGCAGATCCTGTgcctccagcagcagcagctgcagcagatcCAGCTCACGGAGCAGATCCGGGTACAGGTGAACATGTGGGCCTCGCACGCCCTCCACGCCGGGCACGCGGCCGACTCGCTGAAGACGCTCGGGGGCCACGTGTCGCAGCAGGTGTCGGCGGCCGTGGCCCTGCTCAGCCAGAAGGCGGGGAGCGCCGGGCTGCCCCTGGACGCCCTGAAGCCCGCCAAGCTACCTCACGCCAACGTCCCTTCCGCCGGCGGCTCCGCCTCCCCGGGGCTGCCGCCCTTCGCGCTGAAGCCGGACGCCACCCGGGTGCTCCCCGGCGTCCTGTCGCGCCTCCCCGGGGCGCTGCTCCCccaggcccagggctctgtgctCTTCCAGAGCCCCTTCTCCGCGGTGGCCTTAGACCCGTCCAAGAAAGGCAAAGGGAAGCCACCGAGCGTCTCCCCGGTGGAGGTCAAACTCAAGGACGAGGCGCTCTGCCGGCACAAGTGTAAGTACTGTAGCAAGGCTTTTGGGACTGATAGCTCCTTGCAGATCCACCTCCGCTCCCACACCGGAGAGAGACCCTTCGTGTGCTCCGTGTGCGGCCACCGCTTCACCACCAAGGGCAACCTCAAGGTGCACTTCCACCGGCATCCCCAGGTGAAGGCAAACCCCCAGCTGTTTGCCGACTTCCACGACAAGACGGCGGTGGGCGGCGGCCTTCCCTTCGCGCTGGCCGGCCCCGTCCCCCTCGAGGAAGCCGGGCTCTCCCTAGACAGTAAACCCGCGCTCGCGGCGGGGACCCCCAGTGTTGTAGGGCTAGCTCAGAATCTCCCCTCGGGGCCTCACCCCAAGGACGTCGCGGGGGGCCCGTTGCCCAGCGACCTGCATCCCGGGCCGTCTCCGGAAAGCGAGGATGGCTCCATCCTGCCCGGGGTGGGGCCGACACATCCCTCCCCCAGGGTcggaggcttcccagggggtgggCCGCCGGAGCCGGGGTCGGAGACCCTGAAGCTGCAGCGGCTGGTGGAGAACATAGACAAGGCCACCACCGACCCCAACGAGTGTCTCATCTGCCACCGCGTCCTCAGCTGCCAGAGCTCACTCAAGATGCACTACCGCACGCACACCGGGGAGAGGCCTTTCCCGTGCAAGGTCTGCGGCCGCGCCTTCTCCACCAAAGGCAACCTGAAGACGCACCTGGGGGTGCACCGCACCAGCGCGTCGCTGAAGACGCAGCACTCCTGCCCGATCTGCCATAAGAAGTTCACCAACGCGGTTCTGCTGCAGCAGCACATCCGTATGCACATGGGCGGCCAGATCCCCAACACGCCTCTGCCCGAGAGCCCCTGCGAGTTCGCGGGCCCCGAGCCCTCGGCGGCCGGGGAGAATGGCAGCCCCGGCGCGCCCGCTCACGATGGGGTCATGGAAGCCATCGACGTAGACGAAGCCTGCCCCCAGGAGGCCGCCCCCAGCAGCTCCTCGAGGGTCCTCGGGCCCCTCGCCGGCGTCCTCGCGGCGTCCCCTACCCCGGGGCTGGCCACGGCGGCTTCGCTGGACGCCCCGGTGAAGGCGGGGCTCGCTGCGCTCGTCCTGCAGCGGCAGGGCAGCCGAGAAAACGGGTCCGTGGAGAGTGACGGCCTGACCAATGATGACGCCTCCTCGGTGATGGGTGACCCCGAGTGCGCCAGCCGAAGCCCAGACGTCCTGGAGAGCACGTCCTTCCAGGCGGTCTCGCCGGCCCATAGCCAGGCGGAGAGCGTCAAGTCCAAGTCTCCAGACGCCGACGGCAAAGGGGACGGCTCCGAGAGCAGCCGCACTGAGATGGAAG GTCGGAGCAGTGTTCCATCCACATTTATCCGAGCCCAGCCAACCTATGTCAAAGTTGAAGTTCCCGGTGGGTTTGTGGGTCCCGCGACCATGTCCCCAGGTATGACGCCTCTGTTGGCGGCCCAGCCCCGACGACAGGCCAAGCAGCACGGCTGCACGAGGTGCGGGAAGAACTTCTCCTCAGCCAGCGCGCTTCAGATCCACGAGCGGACTCACACCGGTGAGAAGCCCTTTGTGTGCAACATCTGTGGGCGCGCTTTCACCACCAAAGGCAACTTGAAG GTCCATTACATGACACACGGGGCCAACAATAGCTCGGCACGCCGTGGCAGGAAGCTGGCCATCGAGAACACCATGGCTTTGTTAGGAACGGACGGAAAGAGGGTCCCCGAGATGTTTCCCAAGGAAATCATGGCCCCTTCGGTGAGCGTGGACCCCGTCATGTGGAACCAGTACGCCACCATGCTCAACGGTGGTCTGGCCATGAAGACCAACGAGATCTCCGTAATTCAGAGTGGTGGCATCCCCACCCTCCCGGTGTCCCTGGGGGCCAGCTCCGTGGTGAATAACACGGCCGCCTCCAAGATCGACGGCTCCCAGTCCGCCGCCGGGGCCGAGGTGGAGAAGCCAGGGACGGCCGACAACGTCCCCAAACACCAGTTCCCGCACCTCCTGGAAGAAAACAAGATCGCAGTCAGCTAA